In Acanthochromis polyacanthus isolate Apoly-LR-REF ecotype Palm Island chromosome 18, KAUST_Apoly_ChrSc, whole genome shotgun sequence, the following proteins share a genomic window:
- the cfap53 gene encoding cilia- and flagella-associated protein 53 isoform X3 translates to MLLGQTRTRCREFTGPTPNSVAVKEKPPVDRQKRHAAQMTVDGHKRDAAQHLLQFSNQLQRSGAQGAWLQSSERRFIREDLQRRVKATVKQQEEHLERRRLRLGVLLQEEKVQLLQEMEEKKKEALEERQVEMKEKVEVLRNRREMERKQLVSDRMELLSSSSKWFSCWREQSEELRSRQARRRQQQASQDQEAQVRIREELQLQQQQEEKMFDELMEAERRVEEQQENLRVRSRRQKNQQQLEVLKKQMDEAEQQKQQQKKLKDEETRLLLEQQKTEHLQEQQQKQQKLQNQQNRRQQLDQDCRLKMKRLAREQRAELQLNKNILEQLLQQDTDEKQEAARRKVQLCEEQLRYQQQLSKELQRRQKEDQETELLLDQNLEEVWKKRDQQNQLQREARRRLMEEVMETRQLQVQQNRDRKQQEVVQRFRDGEEVKQRMEELKLKEQEDQRRRYQMEVQYQVELQDQIRQQKVQKQNQDPVRRSRWSRSAPQHQQNPTQNKELNQNVSLNSSALT, encoded by the exons ATGTTGCTCGGACAAACTAGAACCAGATGTCGGGAGTTTACTGGACCAACACCGAACTCAGTGGCTGTG AAAGAGAAGCCTCCAGTGGACAGACAGAAACGACACGCGGCCCAGATGACTGTGGACGGACACAAACGAGACGCGGCCCAGCACCTCCTCCAGTTCTCCAATCAGCTGCAGCGGAGCGGCGCCCAGGGGGCGTGGCTTCAAAGCTCCGAGCGACGCTTCATCAGGGAAGACCTGCAGCGGAGAGTGAAAGCTACAGTGAAGCAGcaggaggaacatctggagaGGAGGAGGCTCAG ACTTGGCGttctgctgcaggaggagaaggTGCAGCTGCTGcaagagatggaggagaagaagaaggaggctCTGGAGGAGAGACAGGTGGAGATGAAGGAGAAAGTGGAAGTTTTGAGAAACcgaagagagatggagagaaaacagcTGGTGTCAGACAGGATGGAGCTGCTGTCCAG CAGTTCTAAATGGTTTTCCTGCTGGAGGGAGCAGAGCGAGGAACTCCGCAGCCGACAAGCGAGGAGACGGCAGCAGCAGGCGAGTCAGGATCAGGAGGCTCAGGTGAGGATCAGGGAGGagctgcagcttcagcagcagcaggaggagaagatgttCGACGAGCTGATGGAGGCAGAGCGACGGGTCGAAGAACAGCAGGAGAACCTGAGAGTCCGGAGCAGgagacagaagaaccaacagcaGCTGGAGGTCCTGAAGAAGCAGATGGATGAAGccgagcagcagaaacagcagcagaagaagctgaAGGACGAGGAGACCAGACTGCTG CTGGAGCAACAGAAGACGGAACAtctgcaggagcagcagcagaagcagcagaagctccagaaccagcagaaccgaCGGCAGCAGCTGGACCAAGACTGCCGGCTGAAGATGAAGCGTCTGGCCAGAGAGCAGCGAGCAGAACTGCAGCTGAACAAGAACATCctggagcagctgctgcaaCAAGACACCGATGAGAAGCAGGAGGCCGCCAGGAGAAAG gtgCAGCTGTGTGAGGAGCAGCTCCGGTACCAGCAGCAGCTGTCTAAGGAGCTTCAGAGGCGGCAGAAGGAGGACCAggagacagagctgctgctggaccaGAACCTGGAGGAGGTCTGGAAGAAGAGGGACCAGCAGAACCAGCTGCAGAGGGAGGCCAGAAGGAGGCtgatggaggaggtgatggagacCAGACAGCTGCAGGTCCAACAGAACC GCgacaggaagcagcaggaaGTCGTTCAGCGTTTCAGAGATGGAGAAGAAGTGAAACAACggatggaggagctgaagctgaaggagcaggaggaccAGAGACG ACGGTACCAGATGGAGGTCCAGTACCAGGTGGAGCTGCAGGATCAGATCCGGCAGCAGAAAGttcagaaacagaaccaggaccCGGTCAGGAGGTCCAGATGGTCCAGGTCTGCCCCCCAACACCAGCAGAACCCAACCCAGAACAAAGAACTGAACCAGAATGTTTCATTAAACTCTTCAGCTCTGACCTGA
- the cfap53 gene encoding cilia- and flagella-associated protein 53 isoform X1, with product MSGVYWTNTELSGCEREASSGQTETTRGPDDCGRTQTRRGPAPPPVLQSAAAERRPGGVASKLRATLHQGRPAAESESYSEAAGGTSGEEEAQVYSDYFTVLHATLPVRHVTSAGDDRLGVLLQEEKVQLLQEMEEKKKEALEERQVEMKEKVEVLRNRREMERKQLVSDRMELLSSSSKWFSCWREQSEELRSRQARRRQQQASQDQEAQVRIREELQLQQQQEEKMFDELMEAERRVEEQQENLRVRSRRQKNQQQLEVLKKQMDEAEQQKQQQKKLKDEETRLLLEQQKTEHLQEQQQKQQKLQNQQNRRQQLDQDCRLKMKRLAREQRAELQLNKNILEQLLQQDTDEKQEAARRKVQLCEEQLRYQQQLSKELQRRQKEDQETELLLDQNLEEVWKKRDQQNQLQREARRRLMEEVMETRQLQVQQNRDRKQQEVVQRFRDGEEVKQRMEELKLKEQEDQRRRYQMEVQYQVELQDQIRQQKVQKQNQDPVRRSRWSRSAPQHQQNPTQNKELNQNVSLNSSALT from the exons ATGTCGGGAGTTTACTGGACCAACACCGAACTCAGTGGCTGTG AAAGAGAAGCCTCCAGTGGACAGACAGAAACGACACGCGGCCCAGATGACTGTGGACGGACACAAACGAGACGCGGCCCAGCACCTCCTCCAGTTCTCCAATCAGCTGCAGCGGAGCGGCGCCCAGGGGGCGTGGCTTCAAAGCTCCGAGCGACGCTTCATCAGGGAAGACCTGCAGCGGAGAGTGAAAGCTACAGTGAAGCAGcaggaggaacatctggagaGGAGGAGGCTCAGGTTTACTCAGATTACTTCACAGTACTCCACGCTACTTTACCTGTGCGTCATGTGACGTCAGCAGGAGACGATCG ACTTGGCGttctgctgcaggaggagaaggTGCAGCTGCTGcaagagatggaggagaagaagaaggaggctCTGGAGGAGAGACAGGTGGAGATGAAGGAGAAAGTGGAAGTTTTGAGAAACcgaagagagatggagagaaaacagcTGGTGTCAGACAGGATGGAGCTGCTGTCCAG CAGTTCTAAATGGTTTTCCTGCTGGAGGGAGCAGAGCGAGGAACTCCGCAGCCGACAAGCGAGGAGACGGCAGCAGCAGGCGAGTCAGGATCAGGAGGCTCAGGTGAGGATCAGGGAGGagctgcagcttcagcagcagcaggaggagaagatgttCGACGAGCTGATGGAGGCAGAGCGACGGGTCGAAGAACAGCAGGAGAACCTGAGAGTCCGGAGCAGgagacagaagaaccaacagcaGCTGGAGGTCCTGAAGAAGCAGATGGATGAAGccgagcagcagaaacagcagcagaagaagctgaAGGACGAGGAGACCAGACTGCTG CTGGAGCAACAGAAGACGGAACAtctgcaggagcagcagcagaagcagcagaagctccagaaccagcagaaccgaCGGCAGCAGCTGGACCAAGACTGCCGGCTGAAGATGAAGCGTCTGGCCAGAGAGCAGCGAGCAGAACTGCAGCTGAACAAGAACATCctggagcagctgctgcaaCAAGACACCGATGAGAAGCAGGAGGCCGCCAGGAGAAAG gtgCAGCTGTGTGAGGAGCAGCTCCGGTACCAGCAGCAGCTGTCTAAGGAGCTTCAGAGGCGGCAGAAGGAGGACCAggagacagagctgctgctggaccaGAACCTGGAGGAGGTCTGGAAGAAGAGGGACCAGCAGAACCAGCTGCAGAGGGAGGCCAGAAGGAGGCtgatggaggaggtgatggagacCAGACAGCTGCAGGTCCAACAGAACC GCgacaggaagcagcaggaaGTCGTTCAGCGTTTCAGAGATGGAGAAGAAGTGAAACAACggatggaggagctgaagctgaaggagcaggaggaccAGAGACG ACGGTACCAGATGGAGGTCCAGTACCAGGTGGAGCTGCAGGATCAGATCCGGCAGCAGAAAGttcagaaacagaaccaggaccCGGTCAGGAGGTCCAGATGGTCCAGGTCTGCCCCCCAACACCAGCAGAACCCAACCCAGAACAAAGAACTGAACCAGAATGTTTCATTAAACTCTTCAGCTCTGACCTGA
- the cfap53 gene encoding cilia- and flagella-associated protein 53 isoform X2, with translation MSGVYWTNTELSGCEREASSGQTETTRGPDDCGRTQTRRGPAPPPVLQSAAAERRPGGVASKLRATLHQGRPAAESESYSEAAGGTSGEEEAQVYSDYFTVLHATLPVRHVTSAGDDRLGVLLQEEKVQLLQEMEEKKKEALEERQVEMKEKVEVLRNRREMERKQLVSDRMELLSSSKWFSCWREQSEELRSRQARRRQQQASQDQEAQVRIREELQLQQQQEEKMFDELMEAERRVEEQQENLRVRSRRQKNQQQLEVLKKQMDEAEQQKQQQKKLKDEETRLLLEQQKTEHLQEQQQKQQKLQNQQNRRQQLDQDCRLKMKRLAREQRAELQLNKNILEQLLQQDTDEKQEAARRKVQLCEEQLRYQQQLSKELQRRQKEDQETELLLDQNLEEVWKKRDQQNQLQREARRRLMEEVMETRQLQVQQNRDRKQQEVVQRFRDGEEVKQRMEELKLKEQEDQRRRYQMEVQYQVELQDQIRQQKVQKQNQDPVRRSRWSRSAPQHQQNPTQNKELNQNVSLNSSALT, from the exons ATGTCGGGAGTTTACTGGACCAACACCGAACTCAGTGGCTGTG AAAGAGAAGCCTCCAGTGGACAGACAGAAACGACACGCGGCCCAGATGACTGTGGACGGACACAAACGAGACGCGGCCCAGCACCTCCTCCAGTTCTCCAATCAGCTGCAGCGGAGCGGCGCCCAGGGGGCGTGGCTTCAAAGCTCCGAGCGACGCTTCATCAGGGAAGACCTGCAGCGGAGAGTGAAAGCTACAGTGAAGCAGcaggaggaacatctggagaGGAGGAGGCTCAGGTTTACTCAGATTACTTCACAGTACTCCACGCTACTTTACCTGTGCGTCATGTGACGTCAGCAGGAGACGATCG ACTTGGCGttctgctgcaggaggagaaggTGCAGCTGCTGcaagagatggaggagaagaagaaggaggctCTGGAGGAGAGACAGGTGGAGATGAAGGAGAAAGTGGAAGTTTTGAGAAACcgaagagagatggagagaaaacagcTGGTGTCAGACAGGATGGAGCTGCTGTCCAG TTCTAAATGGTTTTCCTGCTGGAGGGAGCAGAGCGAGGAACTCCGCAGCCGACAAGCGAGGAGACGGCAGCAGCAGGCGAGTCAGGATCAGGAGGCTCAGGTGAGGATCAGGGAGGagctgcagcttcagcagcagcaggaggagaagatgttCGACGAGCTGATGGAGGCAGAGCGACGGGTCGAAGAACAGCAGGAGAACCTGAGAGTCCGGAGCAGgagacagaagaaccaacagcaGCTGGAGGTCCTGAAGAAGCAGATGGATGAAGccgagcagcagaaacagcagcagaagaagctgaAGGACGAGGAGACCAGACTGCTG CTGGAGCAACAGAAGACGGAACAtctgcaggagcagcagcagaagcagcagaagctccagaaccagcagaaccgaCGGCAGCAGCTGGACCAAGACTGCCGGCTGAAGATGAAGCGTCTGGCCAGAGAGCAGCGAGCAGAACTGCAGCTGAACAAGAACATCctggagcagctgctgcaaCAAGACACCGATGAGAAGCAGGAGGCCGCCAGGAGAAAG gtgCAGCTGTGTGAGGAGCAGCTCCGGTACCAGCAGCAGCTGTCTAAGGAGCTTCAGAGGCGGCAGAAGGAGGACCAggagacagagctgctgctggaccaGAACCTGGAGGAGGTCTGGAAGAAGAGGGACCAGCAGAACCAGCTGCAGAGGGAGGCCAGAAGGAGGCtgatggaggaggtgatggagacCAGACAGCTGCAGGTCCAACAGAACC GCgacaggaagcagcaggaaGTCGTTCAGCGTTTCAGAGATGGAGAAGAAGTGAAACAACggatggaggagctgaagctgaaggagcaggaggaccAGAGACG ACGGTACCAGATGGAGGTCCAGTACCAGGTGGAGCTGCAGGATCAGATCCGGCAGCAGAAAGttcagaaacagaaccaggaccCGGTCAGGAGGTCCAGATGGTCCAGGTCTGCCCCCCAACACCAGCAGAACCCAACCCAGAACAAAGAACTGAACCAGAATGTTTCATTAAACTCTTCAGCTCTGACCTGA
- the lmbrd2b gene encoding G-protein coupled receptor-associated protein LMBRD2B produces MSGAALGIEVVVVFFLALFLLHRYGDFRKQQRMVLFGTLLAWYLCFLIVFILPLDVSTTIYNQCKVDHKDQDLGPTLSPPPANYTAANSSATPTKSDFTSCYKPWSYIPDGILPVFWRVVYWTSQCLTWLLLPFMQSYARSGGFSITGKIKTALIENAIYYGTYLLIFGSLLIYVAVHPELHLSWYELQTIGITAANTWGLFLLVLLMGYGLVEIPRSYWNASRHGHLLIKTYFKASKLMTEKADAEENLEDVMEEVRKVSESIKYNHPLRKYIDTILRKCPLDYQEKMGRNMDDYEDFDDKQNTYPSEKTLVKLHKQVIYAVQRHNRTRVQWQILLQQAIHLEDVAKNETSSTHQFVHSFPSSEPAGWFSRYIYTPSVEWYWECLLKRWFYRLLSVVLTLFSVAVVWSECTFFSTRPVLSLFAVFIQLAERDYNYLYIEMACFITIFFLCTCVYSTVFRIRVFNYYYLASHHQTDAYSLQFSGMLFCRLTPPLCLNFLGLIHMDSAISHQKKEPTAYTSIMGSMQVLYFIANGFYIYYPMLIVILTIATYFSLGTRCLNLLGFQQFMGDSEMTSDLIDEGKELIRREKRKRQRIEDGENRRREWKERYGNPREDFAARNRSSHEMKETSYSDSVTSNTRQAKYSRSGSRAERDCIELLQDAEPLDFNADSLADDALETESTRHAGGRYLSMSSSRNRIFDDV; encoded by the exons ATGAGCGGGGCGGCCCTCGGTAtcgaggtggtggtggtgttctTCTTGGCGCTGTTCCTGCTCCATCGGTACGGAGACTTCAGGAAGCAGCAGCGCATGGTTCTCTTCGGAACGCTGCTGGCCTGGTACCTGTGCTTCCTCATCGTCTTCATCCTGCCGCTGGACGTCAGCACG ACCATCTACAACCAGTGCAAGGTAGACCACAAGGACCAGGACCTCGGCCCCACCCTCAGCCCTCCGCCAGCCAATTACACGGCAGCAAACTCCTCGGCCACGCCCACAAAAAG TGATTTCACTTCCTGCTACAAGCCGTGGAGCTACATTCCTGATGGAATCCTTCCGGTGTTCTGGAGAGTCGTTTACTGGACGTCTCAGTGCCTCACCTG gctgctgctgccctTCATGCAGTCCTACGCTCGTTCTGGAGGGTTCTCCATCACCGGGAAGATAAAGACGGCGCTCATCGAGAACGCCATCTACTATGGAACCTACCTGCTGATCTTCGGCTCGCTGCTCATCTATGTGGCCGTCCATCCAGAGCTGCACCTCAGCTG GTACGAGCTGCAGACCATCGGCATCACGGCAGCCAACACTTGGGGTCTGTTCCTGCTGGTTCTACTGATGGGTTACGGACTGGTGGAGATCCCTAGATCCTACTGGAACGCCTCCAGACACGGTCACCTGCTCATCAAGACCTACTTCAAGGCATCGAAGCTGATGACAGAGAAGGCGGACGCTGAGGAGAACCTGGAGGACGTGATGGAG GAGGTCAGGAAGGTCAGCGAGTCCATCAAGTACAACCATCCTCTGAGGAAATACATCGACACCATCCTCAGGAAG TGTCCGCTGGACTACCAGGAGAAGATGGGCAGGAACATGGACGACTATGAAGACTTCGACGACAAGCAGAACACCTACCCCAGCGAGAAGACCCTGGTGAAGCTGCACAAACAG GTGATCTACGCTGTTCAGAGACACAACCGGACTCGAGTCCAGTGGCAGATCCTGCTGCAGCAGGCCATCCACCTGGAGGACGTGGCCAAGAACGAGACCAGTTCCACCCACCAGTTTGTCCACAGCTTCCCGTCTTCAGAGCCGGCCGGCTGGTTCAGCAGATACATCTACACGCCATCTGTAG AGTGGTACTGGGAGTGTCTGCTGAAGCGCTGGTTCTATCGGCTGCTGTCGGTGGTTCTGACTCTGTTCAGCGTCGCCGTGGTCTGGTCCGAGTGCACCTTCTTCAGCACCAGGCCGGTTCTGTCCCTCTTCGCTGTGTTCATCCAGCTGGCTGAGAGAGATTACAACTACCTGTACATCGAG ATGGCATGCTTCATCACCATCTTCTTCCTGTGTACCTGCGTTTACTCCACCGTCTTCCGGATTCGAGTCTTCAACTACTACTACCTGGCCTCCCACCACCAGACCGACGCCTACAGCCTCCAGTTCAGCGGCAT GCTCTTCTGTCGACTCACTCCTCCGCTGTGTCTCAATTTCTTGGGTTTGATCCACATGGACTCGGCCATCTCCCACCAGAAGAAGGAGCCCACCGCCTACACCTCC ATCATGGGATCGATGCAGGTACTCTACTTCATTGCTAACGGCTTCTACATCTACTACCCCATGCTGATCGTCATCCTCACCATCGCTACCTACTTCAG CTTGGGAACCCGCTGTCTGAACCTTCTGGGCTTCCAGCAGTTTATGGGCGACAGCGAGATGACGTCGGACCTGATCGATGAGGGGAAGGAGCTGATTCGACGGG AGAAGAGGAAGCGACAGAGGATCGAAGACGGCGAGAACCGACGCAGA GAGTGGAAGGAGCGTTATGGAAACCCCAGGGAGGACTTTGCAGCGAGGAACCGGAGCAGCCATGAGATGAAGGAAACCAGCTACTCCGACTCCGTGACCTCCAACACCAGAC AAGCTAAATATTCTCGTTCTGGGAGCCGAGCAGAGAGAGATTGTATCGAGCTGCTGCAAGACGCAGAACCTCTGGACTTCAATGCTGACAGTCTGGCAGACGACGCTCTGGAAACCGAGTCCACCAG ACATGCTGGAGGACGTTATCTGTCGATGTCCTCATCCCGGAACCGGATATTTGATGACGTCTAA